A stretch of the Neofelis nebulosa isolate mNeoNeb1 chromosome 1, mNeoNeb1.pri, whole genome shotgun sequence genome encodes the following:
- the HINT1 gene encoding adenosine 5'-monophosphoramidase HINT1, with the protein MADEIAKAQAARPGGDTIFGKIIRKEIPAKIIFEDDQCLAFHDISPQAPTHFLVIPKKHISQISVAEDDDESLLGHLMIVGKKCAADLGLKKGYRMVVNEGSDGGQSVYHVHLHVLGGRQMNWPPG; encoded by the exons ATGGCTGATGAGATCGCCAAGGCTCAGGCCGCCCGGCCTGGTGGCGACACGATCTTCGGAAAGATCATTCGCAAGGAAATCCCAGCCAAAATCATTTTTGAGGATGACCAG TGTCTTGCTTTCCATGACATTTCTCCTCAAGCACCAACACATTTTCTGGTGATACCCAAGAAACATATATCCCAGATTTCTGTAGCAGAAGATGATGATGAAAGT cttcttgGACATTTAATGATTGTTGGCAAGAAATGTGCTGCTGATCTGGGCCTGAAGAAGGGTTATCGAATGGTGGTGAATGAAGGTTCAGATGGGGGACAGTCTGTCTATCACGTTCATCTCCATGTTCTTGGAGGTCGGCAGATGAATTGGCCTCCTGGCTAA